A DNA window from Pirellulales bacterium contains the following coding sequences:
- a CDS encoding alkaline phosphatase family protein — MRTLLFGLDGATYTVLDHLMAAGQMPNLSYFCERGTRSLLRSTPLPITPQAWTSMATGRSMGAHGFHDFVRVEFASQGPLLRFNTSADRQCEYIWQYVSRAGQRVTALNYIGLAPPEPVQGHTMPGFVPGRHLRRSSYPPNLFEQLSAYGPLDVNILGLELDTEKQSLAQLPPDQWAPYIDHHIEREQAWFSILKRLMTHDPSDLTAIVFDGVDKIQHLAYRFLDPQYLPAEPNAWEQQVIDRCRAYFRQIDDFLGQALEMIDDDGRVFIASDHGFTATTEIVYINKWLADRGLLHWQTEVPEDRDESIVVDRLTRFLDVYDWRRTKAFALTPSSNGIFIINVPPAEYAAFREQLISDLYELRGPDGGQVVTEIKKREEWFAGEFMSRAPDLTLTVRDHGFLSVLNSPAPVVPRRSPAGTHHPDGVLMGIGPGIKQGVRVARRNILDVAPLLAHSLGLEIPAEYEGEFPESFYERDYLRGNPPCIAGSAASADRAPPSGNQSELELDESDEAVLLDRLRSLGYIE, encoded by the coding sequence ATGCGCACACTTCTGTTCGGCCTCGATGGCGCGACTTATACCGTCCTCGACCACCTCATGGCCGCGGGCCAGATGCCGAATCTGTCGTACTTTTGCGAACGCGGAACGCGCAGCCTGCTGCGCTCGACGCCGCTGCCAATCACACCACAGGCCTGGACCAGCATGGCGACCGGCCGCAGCATGGGCGCCCACGGCTTCCACGACTTTGTGCGAGTCGAGTTCGCCTCGCAAGGCCCCTTGCTGCGGTTCAACACTTCGGCCGACCGCCAGTGCGAGTACATCTGGCAGTACGTCTCGCGCGCGGGTCAGCGCGTCACGGCTCTCAACTACATCGGGCTTGCTCCGCCCGAACCGGTCCAAGGCCATACGATGCCCGGCTTCGTTCCCGGCCGGCACCTCCGCCGGTCGAGCTATCCGCCCAATTTGTTTGAGCAACTCAGCGCTTACGGCCCGCTGGACGTCAACATTCTGGGTTTGGAGTTGGACACCGAAAAACAGTCGCTGGCGCAACTCCCCCCCGATCAATGGGCGCCGTATATCGACCATCACATCGAGCGCGAACAAGCCTGGTTTTCCATCCTCAAGCGGTTGATGACCCACGATCCTAGCGACCTGACGGCCATCGTCTTTGATGGCGTCGACAAGATACAGCACTTGGCCTACCGTTTTCTCGATCCCCAATATCTGCCCGCCGAGCCTAATGCCTGGGAGCAGCAGGTCATCGATCGCTGCCGCGCCTACTTCCGGCAGATCGACGATTTCCTCGGCCAGGCGCTGGAGATGATCGATGACGATGGCCGAGTTTTCATCGCCTCCGATCACGGCTTCACCGCCACCACCGAAATCGTTTACATCAACAAATGGCTGGCCGATCGTGGCTTGCTCCACTGGCAGACCGAAGTGCCCGAAGACCGCGACGAGTCCATCGTGGTCGACCGCTTGACTCGCTTTCTCGATGTCTACGATTGGCGCCGCACCAAGGCGTTTGCCCTCACCCCCAGTTCCAACGGCATTTTCATCATCAATGTTCCCCCGGCGGAATATGCCGCCTTCCGCGAGCAATTGATCTCCGATCTCTATGAGTTGCGCGGTCCCGATGGCGGCCAGGTCGTCACCGAAATCAAAAAACGTGAAGAATGGTTTGCCGGCGAATTTATGTCGCGCGCGCCCGACCTGACACTCACGGTGCGCGATCACGGCTTCCTCTCCGTCTTGAACTCTCCGGCGCCCGTCGTCCCCAGGCGTTCCCCGGCCGGCACTCATCATCCCGACGGTGTGCTCATGGGCATCGGCCCCGGCATCAAACAGGGAGTACGGGTCGCGCGTCGCAACATTCTTGATGTCGCGCCGCTGTTGGCCCACAGTCTCGGCCTGGAGATTCCCGCCGAGTACGAAGGCGAATTTCCGGAATCGTTCTACGAGCGCGACTACTTGCGCGGCAATCCGCCTTGCATCGCCGGCAGCGCTGCGAGCGCCGATCGTGCGCCCCCCTCCGGCAACCAATCCGAACTGGAACTCGACGAGTCGGACGAAGCCGTCTTGCTCGATCGACTGCGCAGCCTTGGCTACATCGAGTGA
- a CDS encoding acyl carrier protein: MATTNAFESDTIELLRELTADWDTGLADAMHANTAIVQDLGFESLDVVYLVTAIEQKYGRRDLPFEKLLMVDGRYVDDLTVAEIAEFLQAHIGAAPRS; the protein is encoded by the coding sequence ATGGCGACCACCAACGCTTTCGAATCCGACACGATCGAACTATTGCGCGAACTAACCGCCGACTGGGACACTGGCCTGGCCGACGCCATGCACGCCAATACGGCGATTGTCCAAGACTTGGGGTTTGAGTCCCTGGACGTCGTCTACCTCGTCACGGCGATCGAACAAAAGTACGGTCGCCGCGATCTCCCCTTTGAAAAACTGCTGATGGTCGATGGTCGTTACGTCGACGACCTCACCGTCGCCGAAATCGCCGAGTTTCTGCAAGCACACATCGGTGCGGCCCCGCGATCCTAA